The Misgurnus anguillicaudatus chromosome 15, ASM2758022v2, whole genome shotgun sequence genome has a window encoding:
- the LOC129419043 gene encoding uncharacterized protein isoform X2, whose product MTDVLNTFHGCDTLCSSSDGKLQSQSASEGEKDALETSPHGRDMSTSSADELHSQSASEGEKAYGKDMNLNEVPSTQSSEEDDYFTCSLPCQPCFFFIERKERQRLRQNQKGRHFQRLQ is encoded by the exons ATGACT GATGTGTTGAATACTTTTCATGGCTGTGACACGTTGTGTAGCTCTTCAGATGGTAAACTGCAGTCACAATCCGCATCTGAGGGTGAAAAG GATGCGTTGGAGACTTCTCCTCATGGCCGGGACATGTCTACCTCTTCAGCTGATGAACTGCACTCACAATCTGCATCTGAGGGTGAAAAG GCTTATGGCAAGGACATGAACCTAAATGAAGTCCCATCTACACAAAGCAGTGAGGAAGATGATTACTTCACATGTTCTTTGCCATGTCAGCCCTGTTTCTTTTTTATTGAAAGAAAAGAAAGGCAAAGGCTAAGACAAAACCAGAAGGGAAGACATTTTCAAAGACTTCAGTAG
- the LOC129419043 gene encoding uncharacterized protein isoform X1 — protein sequence MGYCRFRDCPVTVHVKVAVESTLKAAVVFSGGEVCHNTTEVQSRPVRAGARESIAEVLATKLPRSLYLESMQNLPNKVIDSGCRDDAPSKEVLKNISWSERKKSRLHSDDLISVKEMLDQQTGTDNDVLQGINMHPKGIMLWSRKTLSVLFKRCKEDIVYNDATGSIIQNPRAGNPPYYVYELIVRNPSKGASPLPVATYVTCDHTTAFVTYFLQSFQTHLVRMYGTSVYKRPVMIMCDGSIVLLQAISITFCRTGLEDLLQKYYALNSGQYTSEVFDLPILHRCLSHFMRNAKDLCKKQIPQHYKLAMHVVVLLACSRTLKEMDDVLHISSVLFCSPCSGENVAKHYNHLQLLFQQRGTSLWIKSLLKTTRY from the exons ATGGGATACTGTCGTTTCAGAGATTGCCCTGTTACTGTACATGTGAAAGTTGCTGTTGAGTCAACCCTGAAAGCAGCTGTTGTGTTCTCTGGAGGTGAAGTCTGTCATAACACCACGGAAGTGCAGAGTAGGCCAGTACGTGCAGGTGCACGTGAGTCTATAGCAGAAGTCCTGGCAACAAAGCTTCCAAGAAGCCTTTATTTGGAGTCCATGCAAAATCTTCCCAATAAGGTCATTGATTCAGGGTGTAGAGATGATGCGCCGAGTAAAGAGGtcctaaaaaacatttcatggAGTGAGCGAAAAAAATCCAGACTTCATTCTGATGATCTGATTAGTGTAAAAGAAATGCTTGACCAACAGACTGGTACCGACAATGACGTCCTGCAGGGGATTAACATGCACCCAAAAGGGATCATGCTTTGGTCTAGAAAAACACTTTCTGTGTTGTTCAAAAGGTGTAAGGAGGATATAGTCTATAATGATGCTACAGGGAGTATTATTCAAAACCCAAGGGCAGGAAATCCACCATACTATGTGTATGAGTTAATAGTGAGAAATCCATCCAAAGGTGCCTCCCCTTTACCTGTGGCAACATATGTCACATGCGACCACACAACAGCATTCGTGACCTACTTCCTGCAGTCTTTTCAAACACATCTTGTCAGAATGTATGGAACATCTGTATATAAAAGGCCAGTCATGATCATGTGTGATGGCTCCATTGTGCTCCTGCAAGCGATTTCAATCACATTCTGtaggacaggtctggaagattTACTGCAGAAGTACTATGCTTTAAATAGTGGACAGTATACTTCTGAAGTATTTGACCTTCCTATTCTTCACAGATGCCTTAGTCACTTCATGAGAAATGCCAAGGATCTTTGCAAAAAACA aaTTCCACAACACTACAAGCTGGCTATGCATGTAGTTGTTCTCCTTGCTTGCAGTAGGACACTGAAAGAGATGGACGATGTGCTGCACATTTCATCAGTTCTCTTTTGCAGTCCTTGCAGTGGAGAAAATGTGGCTAAGCACTACAACCATCTCCAGTTGCTTTTTCAACAAAGAGGAACATCTTTGTGGATAAAATCATTGCTGAAGACTACCAGGTATTAA
- the LOC129419045 gene encoding uncharacterized protein: MQFFKCFDQIKWSSGDLGPHGSGPVYQHLSKLYNKVRQSKKQNFTQDNQTQGIMEKSQWDLKKIRFQRRRVTRLDDFVQTNQKMHDALVLEHTDMERCRKKSFKVDMDVWRKGRRDRKRKVFYVSPLDLSLKTTTSLPKTWPNLNLQDEEPAVIQTQDSEEIIQSSAQTTSTLTEQQDTKNTFNDALSQYINAAEGSVFILDPLTTFAEQEESDVAATKFCEYFQTRTIHHLPRDWVDIQFRGAIMQHPIQQDGCSCGVMVLMMAKAIMEAFPKMPTMEFGTTKEEMAQERMIWALKILESSVFDTQSNYAMCSSSKPPSLASKTPSPSLTDWIQCDSCGRWFHGQCVNMNTTQIEEMKETTWNCCLCKK, translated from the exons ATGCAGTTTTTCAAGTGttttgaccaaattaaatggtCTTCAGGGGACCTGGGACCGCATGGGTCAGGTCCAGTGTATCAGCATTTGAGCAAGCTTTACAACAAAGTGAGACAGTCCAAGAAACAG AACTTTACTCAAGATAACCAGACCCAAGGCATTATGGAAAAAAGTCAATGGGACCTAAAGAAGATACGATTCCAAAGACGCCGAGTCACAAGACTTGATGACTTTGtgcaaacaaaccaaaaaatgCATGATGCCCTGGTGCTGGAACACACAGACATGGAAAGATGTCGGAAAAAA TCATTTAAAGTGGACATGGATGTGTGGAGGAAAGGTCGAAGAGACCGGAAGCGTAAAGTTTTCTATGTTTCTCCATTGGACCTGTCATTAAAG ACAACCACCAGCTTGCCAAAAACATGGCCAAACTTAAATTTACAAGATGAGGAACCCGCAGTCATCCAAACACAG GATTCAGAAGAAATTATTCAATCATCTGCTCAAACCACATCCACTTTGACTGAGCAACAGGACACAAAGAACACCTTCAATGACGCTTTATCACAG TACATTAATGCAGCTGAAGGATCTGTGTTTATACTTGATCCATTAACCACCTTTGCAGAACAGGAGGAGTCAGATGTTGCTGCCACTAAATTCTG TGAATACTTTCAGACCAGGACAATCCACCACCTTCCAAGGGACTGGGTGGACATTCAATTTAGAGGGGCTATAATGCAACACCCAATTCAACAAGATGGCTGTAGTTGTGGTGTGATGGTTCTCATG ATGGCAAAAGCAATCATGGAGGCTTTTCCAAAAATGCCTACAATGGAGTTTGGCACCACAAAAGAAGAGATGGCCCAGGAACGCATGATATGGGCATTAAAAATATTGGAATCTTCAG TGTTTGATACACAGAGTAACTATGCCATGTGTTCGTCATCCAAACCACCAAGTCTGGCATCCAAAACACCAAGTCCTTCCCTGACTGACTGG ATTCAGTGTGACAGCTGTGGCAGATGGTTCCATGGGCAGTGCGTGAATATGAACACAACCCAAATTGAGGAAATGAAGGAGACCACTTGGAATTGTTGTTTGTGTAAAAAGTGA